One segment of Vibrio gazogenes DNA contains the following:
- a CDS encoding co-chaperone YbbN yields MHTPLHVDVTQENIRDLLESSFSAPILFYFWAPMDESSAALIQPLQGLAQKYQGAFTLALLNCQEEQAIAAQFGIQSIPTLALFSQGRPVDGLGGPQSIESVTAMLEKHLPSQDEMNLQQALTMIEQQEYVQALTLLQALPETLQNKGDVKLALANCLLETQQFEAAEALLQHIPLEFQDNEFKSLLAKLELHHQAANSPEIVALEDALQRSPQDTKLACELAAQYHQVQRDEEALTLLWSFLSTDLNAHDGEMKKIFMDILSALGQGNPLASQYRRKLYSLLY; encoded by the coding sequence ATGCATACACCACTTCACGTTGATGTCACCCAAGAAAATATCCGAGACCTATTAGAGAGCTCTTTTTCTGCGCCAATCCTATTTTATTTTTGGGCACCGATGGACGAATCCAGTGCGGCGCTGATCCAACCCTTGCAAGGATTAGCGCAAAAATATCAGGGGGCTTTTACACTTGCTTTACTGAATTGTCAGGAAGAACAGGCCATTGCAGCACAGTTTGGCATTCAGTCAATTCCGACACTGGCGCTTTTCTCTCAAGGACGTCCTGTGGATGGATTAGGTGGCCCACAAAGCATTGAGTCAGTGACCGCAATGCTTGAGAAACATCTTCCCAGCCAAGACGAAATGAATTTGCAACAAGCGCTGACGATGATAGAACAGCAAGAATATGTTCAGGCGCTGACTTTATTACAAGCACTCCCTGAAACGCTGCAAAATAAAGGTGACGTAAAACTTGCCTTAGCCAATTGCCTATTGGAAACCCAGCAGTTTGAAGCGGCTGAAGCGCTCTTACAACATATTCCTTTAGAATTTCAGGATAACGAGTTCAAGAGCCTGCTCGCTAAATTGGAATTACATCATCAAGCCGCTAATAGTCCGGAAATTGTTGCACTAGAAGACGCATTGCAACGTTCGCCACAAGACACGAAACTCGCCTGTGAATTAGCCGCACAATACCATCAGGTTCAGCGAGACGAGGAAGCACTGACGCTGCTCTGGTCATTTTTGAGCACCGATCTCAATGCCCATGACGGGGAGATGAAAAAAATATTTATGGATATTCTAAGTGCGTTGGGACAAGGGAATCCATTAGCAAGTCAGTATCGTCGTAAGCTCTATTCTCTACTCTACTGA
- a CDS encoding SDR family oxidoreductase encodes MSKTILITGCSSGIGYVTAHALHKKGYQVIASCRDIADVQRLQNEGLTAIHLDVTNPTTVDAAIKEVMTLTNHRLDALFNNGAYGQPGALEDLPTQAMREQFETNFFGWHDLTTKLLPQFRRQGHGRIIQNSSVLGFAAMKYRGAYNASKFAIEGWSDTLRLELKQTDIHISILEPGPIETQFRENALAAFLRWVTPQNSIHAQAYQQQIERLSQKKSNNRFSLPPEDCLPAIFHALESPTPRIRYRITKPTQVFAVLKRLLPTRWLDGILNKAA; translated from the coding sequence ATGTCTAAAACAATACTCATTACCGGATGCTCATCGGGTATCGGCTACGTCACTGCTCATGCTTTACATAAAAAAGGCTATCAAGTCATTGCCTCATGCAGAGACATTGCAGATGTACAGCGACTTCAAAATGAAGGTCTGACAGCGATTCATCTCGATGTGACTAACCCAACAACCGTTGACGCTGCGATCAAAGAAGTGATGACACTAACCAATCACCGTCTCGATGCGCTGTTCAATAACGGTGCTTATGGTCAACCCGGTGCGCTTGAAGATCTCCCCACTCAGGCAATGCGAGAGCAGTTCGAAACCAATTTTTTTGGTTGGCACGATCTAACCACCAAACTGCTACCACAGTTTCGCCGCCAAGGTCATGGCAGAATCATTCAGAATAGTTCGGTTCTGGGATTTGCCGCGATGAAATATCGCGGTGCCTATAATGCTTCAAAATTTGCGATCGAAGGCTGGAGTGATACGCTGCGTCTCGAACTCAAACAAACTGACATTCATATCAGTATTCTCGAGCCCGGGCCAATCGAGACACAATTTCGCGAAAATGCACTGGCGGCATTCTTACGTTGGGTGACACCGCAAAACAGTATTCATGCCCAAGCATATCAACAACAGATTGAGCGCCTGAGTCAAAAAAAGTCTAACAATCGGTTCTCATTACCACCGGAAGACTGTCTGCCTGCGATTTTTCATGCCTTAGAAAGCCCGACCCCCAGAATCCGATATCGAATTACCAAACCCACACAAGTTTTTGCCGTACTTAAACGCCTGCTACCAACCCGCTGGCTTGATGGCATTCTCAACAAAGCCGCTTAG
- the ligA gene encoding NAD-dependent DNA ligase LigA produces MQTIEQKIQELRDTLHHHSILYYVEDNPSIPDAEYDRLMRELIALEAANPEFIAPDSPSQRVGGMPLDGFETVQHEIPMLSLDNAFDDQELDSFSRRINERLAGQRVALFCCEPKLDGLAVSLLYENGVLVRAATRGDGTTGENITENVKTIRAIPLKLRGDDWPVRIEVRGEVFMPKAGFEALNDAAIKKGEKTFVNPRNAAAGSLRQLDSRITAKRPLSFYAYGIGVIEGATLASSHYERLVQLKQWGLPMCPETSQVANLDMVKMYYQDILQRRENLAYEIDGVVIKVDDLALQEQLGFISKAPRWAIAYKFPAQEEMTRLKDVEFQVGRTGAITPVAKLEPVFVGGVTVSNATLHNADEIARLGVRIGDTVVIRRAGDVIPQIVSVVIEQRPEDSKEIVFPSQCPICHSDVERIEGEAVTRCTGGLVCQAQRKEALKHFVSRKAMDVDGLGDKVIEQLVDKEMIKTPADLYRLSAGQLTVLDRMGPKSAQNVVQALQQSKSTTLPRFLYSLGIREVGEATANNLARYFLTLENVRHATHEALIEVNDIGSIVASHIIAFFSEEKNLHVVDDLLSMGITWPDMVAAETPEALPLAGKTVVLTGTLTELSRQDAKAALEAMGAKVTGSVSKNTDVLFAGDNAGSKLTKAQELGIEVQSEQDLMALIASLS; encoded by the coding sequence ATGCAGACCATAGAACAAAAAATTCAAGAATTGCGGGACACGCTCCACCATCACTCTATCTTATATTACGTTGAAGATAATCCATCGATTCCGGATGCAGAATATGATCGTCTGATGAGAGAGCTGATCGCGTTGGAAGCAGCAAATCCCGAGTTCATTGCTCCGGATTCTCCGTCACAGCGTGTCGGTGGGATGCCGCTCGATGGTTTTGAAACGGTCCAACATGAGATCCCGATGCTGTCGTTAGATAATGCTTTTGACGATCAAGAGCTGGACAGTTTTTCGCGGCGCATCAATGAGCGTTTAGCCGGACAACGTGTTGCTTTGTTCTGTTGTGAACCCAAATTGGACGGTCTGGCCGTCAGCTTGCTTTATGAGAATGGCGTCTTAGTCCGAGCGGCAACGCGTGGTGATGGCACCACCGGAGAAAATATTACCGAAAATGTGAAAACGATTCGCGCCATTCCATTAAAACTCAGAGGGGACGACTGGCCGGTTCGCATTGAAGTTCGGGGGGAGGTCTTTATGCCCAAAGCCGGATTTGAAGCACTTAATGATGCTGCTATCAAGAAAGGTGAAAAAACGTTTGTTAACCCGAGGAATGCGGCAGCGGGTAGCTTGAGGCAGCTTGACTCACGGATTACAGCAAAACGTCCGCTCAGTTTCTATGCTTATGGTATTGGTGTGATTGAAGGGGCAACACTGGCATCTTCACATTATGAACGTCTGGTACAGTTAAAGCAGTGGGGACTGCCGATGTGTCCTGAAACCAGTCAAGTTGCGAATCTGGATATGGTGAAGATGTATTATCAGGACATATTACAACGTCGAGAGAATCTGGCTTATGAGATTGATGGCGTGGTCATTAAGGTTGATGATCTGGCGCTTCAGGAACAGCTCGGATTTATCTCAAAAGCACCACGTTGGGCCATCGCCTACAAGTTTCCTGCTCAAGAAGAAATGACCCGTTTGAAAGATGTTGAATTTCAAGTTGGTAGAACGGGGGCGATTACACCTGTTGCAAAACTGGAGCCGGTATTTGTCGGTGGTGTGACGGTGAGTAATGCCACATTACATAATGCAGATGAAATCGCCCGGTTAGGTGTTCGTATCGGGGATACGGTGGTGATTCGTCGTGCCGGTGACGTCATTCCGCAAATTGTTTCTGTTGTGATAGAACAACGACCTGAGGATTCTAAGGAGATTGTTTTTCCGTCACAGTGTCCGATTTGCCATTCTGATGTTGAGCGGATTGAAGGGGAAGCGGTTACACGCTGTACCGGTGGTTTGGTGTGTCAGGCACAGCGAAAAGAAGCGCTGAAGCATTTCGTCTCTCGTAAAGCGATGGATGTCGATGGCTTGGGAGATAAAGTTATTGAGCAGCTGGTGGATAAAGAAATGATCAAAACACCGGCTGATTTATACCGTCTCTCTGCGGGACAATTAACCGTGCTTGACCGGATGGGGCCTAAATCGGCACAAAATGTGGTACAAGCGTTACAACAATCGAAGTCAACCACCTTGCCTCGCTTTTTGTATTCACTTGGTATTCGGGAAGTCGGGGAAGCGACAGCCAATAATTTAGCGCGATATTTCCTCACTTTGGAAAATGTCCGCCATGCGACGCATGAAGCGTTGATTGAAGTGAACGATATTGGTTCGATTGTCGCGAGTCATATCATTGCTTTCTTCTCAGAAGAGAAGAATTTGCATGTTGTGGATGATTTGTTGTCGATGGGAATTACGTGGCCAGACATGGTTGCCGCTGAAACGCCGGAAGCTTTACCGTTGGCCGGGAAAACGGTGGTCTTGACCGGTACGCTGACCGAGTTATCACGTCAGGATGCCAAAGCCGCTCTTGAAGCGATGGGCGCAAAGGTCACGGGGAGTGTGTCTAAAAATACGGATGTGCTATTTGCCGGTGACAACGCAGGCTCTAAACTGACCAAAGCTCAGGAGCTCGGCATCGAGGTGCAATCGGAACAAGATCTGATGGCTTTGATCGCATCACTTTCTTGA
- the cueR gene encoding Cu(I)-responsive transcriptional regulator, giving the protein MNISEVSKLTGLTAKSIRLYEEKGILSPPLRGENGYRVYQQSHIDDLLLIARAKRVGFNLEECKLLVHLANDPSRKSCAVKAEARKKLTQVTRKLNELQLIQSQLEQWIAECPGDDNSDCPIIDDLKGQSSHREP; this is encoded by the coding sequence GTGAATATCAGTGAAGTGTCAAAGCTGACTGGCTTGACTGCCAAATCAATCCGACTTTATGAAGAAAAAGGCATATTGTCGCCGCCGCTGCGTGGAGAGAATGGCTATCGGGTTTATCAGCAATCACATATTGATGATTTACTATTGATCGCCCGGGCAAAACGGGTTGGTTTTAATCTTGAAGAATGTAAATTACTGGTTCATTTGGCAAATGATCCGAGTCGTAAAAGTTGTGCGGTGAAAGCTGAAGCGCGAAAGAAACTGACACAAGTCACGCGTAAGCTGAATGAGTTACAGCTCATTCAGTCTCAGTTAGAACAATGGATTGCTGAATGTCCCGGTGATGATAACAGCGACTGCCCCATTATTGATGATTTAAAGGGGCAGTCCTCTCATCGGGAGCCATGA
- a CDS encoding TIGR01777 family oxidoreductase: MKILITGGSGLIGSELIKQLITHEHEIVVLTRSEKRTREKLNHLNHYPLELISSLDNLHDLNHFDAVINLAGEPIADRRWTDTQKQVISQSRWQITEKLVELIHASSSPPSVFISGSAVGFYGDQQDHPIDESLQVQSNEFSHLVCVTWENIARKAESESTRVCLLRTGVVLSADGGALPKMLLPYRFGCGGPIGSGNQYLPWIHIQDMVQGILFLLVTDYAHGPFNLCAPHPVPNKIFSKTLAKTLHRPHVMFVPEWAIRLIMGESAALLLDSTRAKPKKLTELGFKFKYSHLEPALKQILQTLP, translated from the coding sequence ATGAAAATACTGATTACCGGCGGTTCAGGACTCATCGGCAGCGAATTAATCAAGCAGCTAATCACCCATGAACATGAAATTGTTGTATTGACTCGCTCAGAGAAACGGACTCGGGAAAAGCTCAATCATCTCAACCATTATCCACTTGAATTGATCTCCAGCTTAGACAACCTCCATGATCTCAACCATTTCGATGCTGTGATTAACCTAGCGGGAGAACCCATTGCTGATCGACGATGGACGGACACGCAGAAACAAGTCATTAGTCAGAGTCGCTGGCAAATCACCGAAAAACTTGTTGAGCTCATTCATGCCAGTTCATCCCCACCATCCGTATTTATCAGTGGTTCTGCTGTCGGCTTTTACGGTGATCAACAGGATCATCCGATTGATGAAAGCCTGCAAGTTCAAAGTAATGAATTCTCTCACTTAGTGTGTGTCACCTGGGAAAATATCGCCAGAAAAGCCGAATCTGAAAGCACCCGAGTTTGCCTACTCAGAACAGGAGTCGTTCTATCAGCAGACGGTGGCGCATTACCAAAAATGCTGCTGCCCTATCGGTTTGGTTGCGGAGGTCCGATAGGCTCGGGCAATCAGTATCTGCCTTGGATTCATATTCAGGATATGGTTCAAGGAATCCTCTTTTTATTAGTGACCGACTATGCTCACGGGCCATTCAACCTTTGTGCCCCTCATCCGGTTCCGAACAAAATCTTTAGTAAAACACTGGCAAAAACACTGCACAGACCACACGTGATGTTCGTACCAGAGTGGGCAATTCGGCTAATCATGGGCGAATCAGCAGCACTGCTTCTTGATAGCACTCGCGCCAAGCCGAAAAAATTAACAGAACTCGGATTTAAATTTAAGTACTCTCATCTGGAACCTGCACTCAAACAGATTTTGCAGACATTGCCATAA